In Mycobacterium sp. Aquia_216, a genomic segment contains:
- a CDS encoding CD225/dispanin family protein: protein MSYPPGPYEGSPEWQGQQPEWQGQPQQPEWQGQPQPGWQQPPQPGGWPGQQPVGWQGQQEPDNYLVWAILCTVLCCLPFGIVSLVYSNKVAGLWAQGRAAEAQEASSNAKKWAIIGAIAGAVTYAIIAILYIVIAVVAVSSIPSTTTTTFGGY from the coding sequence ATGAGTTATCCCCCAGGGCCGTACGAAGGTTCCCCCGAATGGCAGGGCCAGCAACCGGAATGGCAGGGTCAACCACAGCAGCCGGAGTGGCAGGGTCAACCGCAGCCGGGCTGGCAGCAACCGCCACAGCCAGGCGGTTGGCCGGGCCAGCAGCCGGTGGGTTGGCAGGGCCAGCAGGAACCGGATAACTACCTGGTCTGGGCGATTTTGTGCACGGTGCTGTGCTGCCTCCCGTTCGGGATCGTGTCGCTGGTCTACTCCAACAAGGTCGCCGGATTGTGGGCTCAAGGCCGGGCCGCCGAGGCGCAGGAGGCGTCCAGCAACGCCAAGAAGTGGGCGATCATCGGCGCCATCGCGGGTGCCGTCACGTATGCGATCATCGCCATCTTGTACATCGTCATCGCCGTGGTCGCGGTGTCGAGCATCCCGTCGACGACCACTACCACGTTCGGTGGCTACTGA
- a CDS encoding acyl-CoA dehydrogenase family protein encodes MSDEEDMLVATVREFIDREVKPTVREVEHANAYPEAWIEQMKRIGIYGLAIGEEYGGSPISMPGYVRVTQELARGWMSLAGAMGGHTVVAKLLTLFGTEEQKQTYLPPMATGEVRATMALTEPGGGSDLQNMSTTALPDGSGGLLINGAKTWISNARHSGLIALLCKTDPNATPRHKGISIVLVEQGPGLTISRDLPKLGYKGVESCELSFDNFPVPTKAVLGNLVGEGFSQMMKGLETGRIQVASRALGVATAALEDALAYAQQRESFGKPIWKHQAVGNYLADMATKLTAARQLTRYAAERYDSGERCDMEAGMAKLFASEIAMEIALNAVRIHGGYGYSTEYDVERYFRDAPLMIVGEGTNEIQRNVIAGQLVARGGI; translated from the coding sequence GTGAGCGACGAAGAAGACATGCTGGTCGCCACGGTGCGGGAGTTCATCGACCGCGAGGTCAAACCGACGGTCCGCGAGGTCGAGCACGCCAACGCCTATCCCGAGGCGTGGATCGAACAGATGAAGCGGATCGGCATCTACGGCCTGGCCATCGGTGAGGAATACGGCGGCTCGCCGATCTCGATGCCGGGTTATGTGCGGGTCACCCAGGAGCTGGCCCGTGGCTGGATGAGCCTGGCCGGCGCGATGGGTGGGCACACCGTGGTCGCCAAGCTGCTGACACTGTTCGGCACCGAGGAACAGAAGCAGACCTACCTGCCGCCGATGGCCACCGGCGAGGTACGGGCCACCATGGCATTAACCGAGCCCGGCGGCGGCTCCGACCTGCAGAACATGTCGACCACCGCGCTGCCGGACGGCTCCGGGGGCTTGCTGATCAACGGCGCCAAAACCTGGATCAGCAACGCGCGCCATTCCGGACTGATCGCGCTGCTGTGCAAGACGGACCCGAATGCCACACCGCGCCATAAGGGCATCTCGATTGTGCTCGTCGAGCAGGGGCCGGGACTGACGATATCGCGAGATCTCCCCAAGCTGGGCTACAAGGGCGTCGAATCCTGCGAACTGTCCTTCGACAACTTTCCCGTGCCCACGAAGGCGGTCCTGGGAAACCTTGTGGGCGAGGGCTTTTCGCAAATGATGAAGGGACTCGAGACGGGCCGCATCCAAGTGGCGTCTCGAGCCCTGGGCGTGGCGACCGCGGCGCTCGAGGACGCGCTGGCGTACGCCCAGCAGCGGGAGAGTTTCGGCAAGCCCATTTGGAAGCATCAGGCCGTCGGCAACTACCTGGCCGACATGGCCACCAAGCTCACCGCCGCGCGCCAACTCACCCGGTACGCCGCCGAACGTTACGACAGCGGCGAGCGCTGCGACATGGAGGCCGGAATGGCCAAACTGTTCGCCTCCGAGATCGCGATGGAGATCGCCCTGAACGCGGTCCGCATCCACGGCGGCTACGGCTACTCCACCGAATACGACGTCGAGCGCTACTTTCGCGACGCGCCCCTGATGATCGTCGGCGAGGGTACGAATGAGATCCAGCGCAATGTGATTGCCGGACAGCTGGTGGCTCGGGGCGGGATCTGA
- a CDS encoding MaoC family dehydratase, with product MGQVFDWAPVATLSAGMAAAHQAIVGDRLRLALDADLCAAVTGTPGPLAHPGLVCDVAIGQSTLATARVKANLFYRGLTFHRFPAIGDSLYTRTEVVGLRANSVKPGRPPTGLAALRMTTIDQADQLVLDFYRCAMLPASPHFNPDDAPADDLATVGAEATPPAVAPAAHWDGEVFRKRVPGPHFDTAMAPAVLHSTGDVVSSAPELARITLNIAAVHHDSRAGGRRLVYGGHTIGLALAQVNRLLPNLGTVLGWESCDHTGPVYEGDTLYSELHVESAEPTGDGGVLGLRSLVYAVGVDAPDRAVLDWRFSALHF from the coding sequence ATGGGCCAGGTCTTTGACTGGGCGCCGGTGGCGACGCTCTCCGCGGGAATGGCCGCCGCTCATCAGGCCATCGTGGGGGACCGGTTGCGACTGGCCCTGGACGCGGACCTGTGTGCCGCGGTGACCGGCACTCCGGGGCCGCTTGCGCATCCGGGTCTGGTCTGCGATGTCGCGATCGGGCAGAGCACGCTGGCCACTGCGCGAGTCAAAGCCAACCTGTTCTACCGCGGCCTGACGTTCCATCGATTCCCGGCTATCGGTGATTCGCTCTACACCCGGACCGAAGTCGTTGGGCTGCGCGCCAACTCGGTCAAGCCCGGCCGCCCGCCGACGGGACTTGCGGCGCTGCGGATGACCACGATCGACCAGGCCGACCAATTGGTTCTCGATTTCTACCGCTGCGCCATGTTGCCCGCGAGTCCGCACTTCAATCCCGATGACGCGCCCGCCGACGATCTCGCCACGGTCGGCGCCGAGGCGACGCCCCCCGCCGTTGCGCCGGCCGCACACTGGGACGGCGAGGTCTTTCGAAAGCGAGTTCCCGGACCGCATTTCGATACCGCCATGGCTCCCGCGGTGCTGCACAGCACCGGCGACGTCGTCAGCAGTGCGCCCGAACTGGCCAGGATCACCCTGAACATCGCTGCGGTGCACCATGATTCGCGGGCCGGCGGGCGGCGGCTGGTGTATGGCGGGCACACCATCGGGCTGGCGCTCGCTCAGGTCAACAGGCTGCTGCCGAATCTGGGGACGGTGCTGGGCTGGGAGTCTTGCGATCACACCGGGCCCGTCTATGAGGGTGACACTTTGTACAGCGAGCTGCACGTCGAGTCGGCCGAGCCCACCGGCGACGGCGGCGTGCTGGGGTTGCGGTCGTTGGTCTACGCGGTCGGTGTCGACGCACCCGACCGGGCGGTGCTGGACTGGCGATTCAGCGCGCTGCACTTTTGA
- a CDS encoding CoA transferase, whose amino-acid sequence MIQVSNAASRWGSSGLAYLTGLPDGRPDFSRAEVLARAEQVAATVSRHLGITVDACALLVGRAGLLGLTRGGRISAGGGTRLLSARDGWCALTLSRPDDVAAVPALLEVEGVPADPWPMLGHWAATRPVSAIIERAGLLDMPAARLGEVAATPPRVDRTGPSAAARAYAGLLVADLSSMWAGPLCGQLLARAGATVVKVESPRRPDGTRAGNRRFFDWLNGEKLSYCVDFDGQVEELRELLSVADIVIEGSRPAALARRRLGPEHIAPRPGRIWLRINGYGPGSTRPAFGDDAAVAGGLVGAGGGAGFAAPVFCGDAIADPLTGLEAASAVAESLARGGGELIHVSMAGIAAGYAALPATAPIPACAASPPQAPPSHRQAAELGADNDAVRHLVAERRLPSC is encoded by the coding sequence ATGATCCAGGTGAGCAACGCGGCGTCCCGGTGGGGGAGCAGCGGGCTGGCCTACCTGACCGGCCTGCCCGACGGGCGGCCCGACTTCTCCCGCGCCGAGGTGCTGGCCCGCGCCGAACAGGTCGCCGCGACGGTTAGCCGTCATCTCGGTATCACCGTTGACGCGTGTGCCCTGCTGGTCGGGCGGGCCGGATTGTTGGGATTGACCCGGGGCGGTCGGATTTCGGCCGGGGGTGGCACCCGGCTGCTCTCGGCCCGAGACGGCTGGTGCGCGCTCACCCTGTCGCGCCCCGACGACGTCGCTGCCGTCCCCGCGCTGCTGGAGGTCGAGGGGGTGCCTGCCGACCCCTGGCCGATGCTGGGGCATTGGGCCGCAACACGTCCCGTATCCGCGATCATCGAGCGGGCCGGTCTGCTCGATATGCCGGCGGCCCGGCTGGGCGAGGTTGCGGCCACGCCGCCGCGGGTAGACCGAACGGGTCCGTCGGCCGCGGCCCGCGCCTATGCGGGCCTGTTGGTGGCCGACCTGTCATCGATGTGGGCCGGCCCGCTGTGCGGGCAGCTGCTGGCCCGTGCCGGGGCCACCGTCGTCAAAGTGGAAAGCCCACGGCGGCCGGACGGCACCCGGGCAGGCAATCGCAGATTCTTCGACTGGCTGAACGGTGAAAAGCTCTCCTACTGTGTCGATTTCGACGGCCAGGTCGAAGAGCTGCGCGAGTTGCTCTCGGTCGCCGACATCGTGATCGAGGGCTCGCGGCCCGCGGCGCTGGCCCGGCGCCGGCTGGGCCCGGAGCACATCGCGCCGCGGCCGGGCCGAATCTGGCTGCGTATCAACGGGTATGGTCCAGGCTCGACACGGCCAGCGTTCGGTGACGATGCAGCGGTAGCCGGCGGCCTGGTCGGTGCCGGCGGCGGCGCAGGCTTTGCAGCGCCGGTGTTCTGCGGGGACGCCATCGCCGACCCGCTCACGGGTCTGGAGGCGGCATCGGCCGTGGCCGAATCGCTCGCCCGGGGTGGCGGCGAGCTGATCCACGTGTCGATGGCGGGAATCGCCGCGGGCTACGCCGCCCTGCCCGCCACGGCGCCGATCCCAGCATGCGCGGCGTCGCCGCCGCAGGCTCCGCCGTCGCATCGCCAGGCCGCCGAGTTGGGCGCCGACAACGACGCCGTTCGCCACTTGGTCGCCGAAAGACGGCTTCCATCGTGCTGA
- a CDS encoding amidohydrolase family protein translates to MLIQRATLLDGTLTDIRVGAQIDEMGERLARRRGETVLDARGGTVLPGLHDHHVHLRSAASALDSLMLGPPRVRTKDQLAQALSNAAPSADGWIRAIGYHQSVAGELDRAALDAVLPDIPVRVQHRSGALWILNSPALRLLGMTEHPDGRLRATDRWSAALPREHTDLTELGRRFTAVGVTGVTDATPDLDADDMVSLLVAHRRGEFRPQLSFLAPGKIILHDDRLDVDALIGWIADQHADGQPVAVHCVTAAQLVVTIAALRAAGSHPRDRIEHAAVVDDDNLADLADLSESNGLTVVTQPNFIAERGDQYLAEVPAAEHPALWRVASLRKAKVRVALSTDMPFGRGDPWAAMRAAVHRTTEVGAVLGVDERVSATEALTMFLGRADQPSRTRAVDRGQPGDLCVLTEPPAAVLAELDAGLVAATIIGGAIAYMAN, encoded by the coding sequence GTGCTGATTCAGCGAGCAACCTTGCTGGACGGCACGCTGACCGACATCCGGGTCGGCGCGCAGATCGACGAGATGGGCGAACGCCTGGCACGCAGGCGCGGAGAGACCGTGCTCGACGCGCGCGGCGGAACGGTGCTACCCGGCCTGCACGACCACCATGTGCACCTGCGGTCGGCCGCTTCCGCGTTGGACTCGCTCATGCTTGGCCCGCCCCGCGTACGAACTAAAGATCAACTGGCACAGGCACTGTCGAATGCCGCGCCGAGTGCCGACGGATGGATCCGGGCGATCGGCTACCACCAATCCGTCGCCGGCGAGTTGGACCGTGCCGCGCTCGACGCGGTGCTGCCCGACATTCCGGTTCGCGTCCAGCACCGCAGCGGCGCCTTGTGGATCCTTAATTCGCCGGCACTGCGCCTGCTTGGCATGACCGAACACCCCGACGGACGGCTGCGTGCCACCGACCGTTGGTCCGCGGCTTTGCCGCGTGAGCACACCGACCTCACCGAACTCGGTCGGCGCTTCACCGCGGTCGGCGTCACCGGAGTCACCGACGCCACACCGGATCTCGACGCCGACGACATGGTGTCACTGTTGGTGGCGCATCGGCGTGGCGAGTTCCGGCCGCAGCTGTCCTTCCTGGCCCCCGGCAAGATAATCCTGCACGACGACCGTCTGGATGTGGATGCGCTGATCGGCTGGATCGCCGATCAACACGCCGACGGACAACCCGTTGCCGTGCACTGCGTGACCGCGGCCCAACTGGTGGTGACCATTGCGGCCCTGCGCGCCGCCGGTAGCCATCCGCGGGACCGCATCGAGCATGCCGCGGTCGTCGACGACGACAATCTGGCCGACCTCGCCGACCTGTCCGAGTCCAATGGCCTCACGGTGGTGACCCAGCCCAACTTCATCGCCGAGCGCGGCGATCAGTACCTCGCCGAGGTTCCCGCCGCCGAGCACCCCGCGCTGTGGCGGGTCGCGTCACTGCGGAAAGCCAAAGTGCGCGTGGCACTGTCGACAGACATGCCATTCGGTCGCGGTGACCCGTGGGCGGCGATGCGAGCCGCGGTGCATCGCACCACTGAGGTCGGAGCCGTGCTGGGCGTTGACGAACGCGTCTCGGCGACAGAAGCTTTGACGATGTTTCTGGGCCGCGCCGATCAGCCGAGCCGCACCAGGGCCGTCGACCGTGGACAGCCGGGTGACCTATGCGTGTTGACCGAGCCACCCGCGGCGGTGCTGGCCGAGCTGGACGCCGGGCTGGTGGCCGCCACCATTATCGGCGGCGCAATCGCCTACATGGCGAACTAG
- a CDS encoding alpha/beta hydrolase: MPNSDVHPDLRRVSRIAPRRLLTPRTLPIIRSLLALRARRASGNAEVITLGSGAGVRLFRPVGVTEPMPALLWIHGGGYVMGNAQQDDRVCRGFSSRLGVTVASVDYRLAPEHPYPAPLEDCYTALTWLAGLPAVDGERIAIAGASAGGGLAAALALLARDRGEVAPLFQLLAYPMLDDRSSLTAENPNYRLWNTRSNQFGWTAYLGDADPQVAVPSRRDDLSGLAPAWIGVGTNDLFHDEDLAYAERLRAAGVPCEVEIIPGAFHGFDLVAPKVQVSQRFFDSQCEILRAALAAPAR, translated from the coding sequence GTGCCGAACAGCGACGTTCACCCAGATTTGCGCCGAGTTTCCCGCATCGCCCCACGGCGACTGCTCACACCCCGGACTTTGCCGATCATCCGCTCTTTGCTCGCCTTGAGAGCTCGTCGCGCATCCGGCAATGCCGAGGTCATCACCCTGGGTTCCGGAGCCGGCGTTCGGCTGTTCCGGCCCGTCGGCGTCACCGAACCGATGCCGGCGCTGCTGTGGATACACGGTGGCGGCTACGTGATGGGCAACGCGCAGCAGGACGATCGGGTGTGTCGCGGGTTCAGCAGCAGGTTGGGCGTCACCGTGGCGTCCGTGGACTACCGGTTAGCGCCCGAACATCCCTATCCCGCGCCGCTCGAAGACTGCTACACGGCATTGACCTGGTTGGCCGGGCTTCCCGCGGTGGACGGGGAACGCATCGCGATCGCGGGCGCCAGTGCCGGCGGCGGTCTGGCCGCGGCACTGGCGTTGCTGGCGCGCGACCGCGGCGAGGTCGCGCCCCTTTTCCAGCTGTTGGCCTACCCGATGCTCGACGATCGCAGTTCCCTGACCGCCGAGAATCCGAACTATCGACTGTGGAACACCCGTAGTAATCAGTTCGGCTGGACGGCGTATCTGGGTGACGCCGATCCACAGGTCGCCGTCCCATCCCGCCGCGACGACCTCAGCGGGTTGGCGCCCGCGTGGATTGGCGTAGGCACCAACGACCTGTTCCACGACGAAGACCTCGCCTACGCCGAGCGCCTGCGCGCGGCCGGCGTGCCGTGCGAGGTCGAGATCATCCCCGGCGCCTTCCACGGCTTCGACCTGGTAGCACCGAAAGTGCAAGTGTCACAGCGCTTTTTCGACAGTCAATGCGAGATCTTAAGGGCCGCGCTGGCCGCGCCGGCACGCTAG
- a CDS encoding alpha/beta fold hydrolase has protein sequence MWPSLLMTGDLWAGQAARFGAHHRLVLIDPPGHGGSERLTAMFSFPECARCVVDLLDGLGIDKAHFVGNSWGGMIGATFAAQHPGRLERAVLMNCTASKAGVPQKVKYAAMLRLARILGGVRPPLTRSVIRGFLGPTTLRTRPDVVETVRASLRGLDLDSASWAVRSVVPARPDQHELLGRIAAPVLVVAGAEDATFPVAETRAMAGSIPHSSFTVLDGVAHLVALEDPARVNALLDQFLFDGAG, from the coding sequence ATGTGGCCCAGCCTGTTGATGACCGGCGACTTGTGGGCCGGCCAAGCAGCCCGTTTCGGTGCGCACCACCGGCTGGTGCTCATCGACCCTCCTGGCCACGGTGGCAGCGAGCGGCTCACCGCGATGTTCAGCTTTCCCGAATGCGCGCGCTGCGTCGTCGACCTGTTGGACGGGCTCGGCATCGACAAGGCGCACTTCGTCGGCAATTCCTGGGGCGGGATGATCGGGGCCACGTTCGCCGCTCAGCATCCAGGCCGTCTCGAGCGTGCCGTGCTGATGAATTGCACCGCATCGAAAGCCGGCGTCCCCCAGAAGGTGAAGTATGCGGCCATGTTGCGGTTGGCGCGCATCCTCGGGGGTGTGCGGCCGCCGCTGACGCGGTCGGTGATCCGTGGCTTCCTCGGGCCCACGACACTGCGCACCCGACCCGACGTCGTCGAGACCGTCCGTGCGAGCCTGCGCGGTCTGGACCTCGATTCAGCCAGCTGGGCGGTCCGCAGCGTGGTACCCGCCCGACCGGATCAGCACGAACTCCTCGGTCGCATCGCCGCCCCGGTGCTAGTGGTAGCCGGCGCCGAAGACGCCACCTTCCCGGTCGCCGAAACTCGGGCCATGGCCGGCTCCATTCCCCATTCGTCCTTCACTGTTCTCGACGGAGTCGCCCACCTTGTGGCGCTGGAGGATCCGGCCCGCGTGAACGCGTTGCTCGACCAGTTCTTGTTCGACGGCGCCGGCTGA
- a CDS encoding SAM-dependent methyltransferase, producing MLGHLYDRALGGERCWIRHDDGEVRVLPAHRWLGARRSADGGDALDEVFDEAVTRMCSGPTIELGCGPGRLVARLFERGIPALGIDRSATAIRLAGRGGAPALLSDVFEPLPGMGRWQTVLLVDGNVGLGGDPRRILERAAELLRCGGRCVAEFEADAVGIRARWVRLESGCDVGPWFRWASVGVDSAAALATQVGLTLTSVSLISGRVIASLAAP from the coding sequence TTGCTGGGTCATCTCTACGATCGGGCACTCGGTGGCGAGCGATGTTGGATTCGGCATGACGACGGCGAGGTTCGGGTGCTGCCGGCGCACCGCTGGTTAGGTGCCCGACGCTCCGCAGATGGCGGCGACGCACTCGACGAGGTCTTCGACGAGGCCGTCACACGGATGTGCAGCGGGCCGACGATCGAGCTCGGCTGCGGGCCGGGTCGGTTGGTCGCACGACTATTTGAGCGTGGGATACCGGCGCTTGGCATCGACCGGTCCGCGACCGCGATCCGGTTGGCCGGCCGCGGCGGCGCACCGGCCCTGCTGAGTGACGTATTCGAGCCGCTGCCCGGAATGGGCCGGTGGCAGACGGTGCTTTTGGTCGACGGCAATGTCGGCCTCGGCGGTGATCCGCGACGGATCCTGGAGCGCGCCGCCGAACTGTTGCGCTGCGGCGGTCGCTGCGTGGCCGAGTTCGAGGCCGACGCCGTCGGCATCCGCGCGCGCTGGGTGCGCCTGGAATCGGGCTGCGATGTCGGGCCGTGGTTCCGGTGGGCATCGGTCGGCGTAGACAGCGCCGCAGCCCTTGCGACGCAAGTCGGTCTGACGCTGACCAGCGTCAGCCTGATCAGCGGCCGGGTGATCGCGAGCCTGGCCGCGCCGTGA
- a CDS encoding molybdopterin-dependent oxidoreductase, with amino-acid sequence MIGLLARFRSPLRGPWLTSVFGLVLLAALPVITITGLLSYIAYAPQFGQAFPANVGWLRLPFFVWPTRPSWLYRLTQGIHVGLGLVIIPVVLAKLWSVIPRLFVWPPARSIAQLLERLSLAMLVGGILFEIVTGVLNIQYDYIFGFSFYDAHYFGAWVFITGFLMHVAVKLPRMVSGLRSLSLRDVVRTGRANTRPQPPDPDGLVAMDPAEPTMSRRGALALVGSGVVLIAALTVGQTVGGAARGAALLLPRGRGRGAFPVNKTAVAAGITRESVGASWSLVLRGGPADVMLDRAALAGMRQSTARLPIACVEGWSTVQTWSGVRLADLARAAGVPAPRSARVVSLQRGGAFAQATLQANQIGDSDALLALRVNGADLSLDHGYPARIVVPALPGVHNTKWVAAIEFEGG; translated from the coding sequence GTGATCGGCTTGCTTGCCCGGTTTCGCAGCCCGCTGCGCGGTCCGTGGCTGACATCGGTGTTCGGGCTGGTGCTGTTGGCGGCACTGCCGGTCATCACGATCACGGGGCTGCTTTCCTATATCGCCTATGCGCCGCAGTTCGGTCAGGCCTTCCCCGCGAATGTCGGTTGGCTGCGACTGCCTTTCTTCGTCTGGCCCACCCGCCCGTCGTGGCTGTACCGGCTGACTCAGGGCATTCATGTGGGGCTCGGGCTGGTCATCATCCCGGTGGTGCTGGCCAAGTTGTGGTCGGTCATCCCGCGACTGTTCGTCTGGCCGCCGGCGCGCTCGATCGCCCAGCTGCTGGAGCGATTGTCGTTGGCGATGCTCGTCGGCGGGATCCTGTTCGAGATCGTCACCGGGGTGCTCAACATCCAGTACGACTACATTTTCGGGTTCAGCTTCTACGACGCGCACTACTTCGGAGCGTGGGTCTTCATCACCGGATTCCTGATGCACGTCGCGGTCAAGTTGCCGCGCATGGTTTCCGGGTTGCGGTCGTTGTCGCTGCGCGACGTGGTGCGCACCGGACGCGCCAACACCCGTCCCCAGCCCCCCGATCCCGATGGCCTGGTGGCGATGGACCCGGCCGAACCGACGATGAGCAGGCGCGGCGCCCTGGCGTTGGTCGGCAGTGGTGTGGTGCTGATCGCGGCTCTCACCGTCGGACAGACCGTCGGCGGCGCCGCCCGTGGTGCCGCTCTGCTGCTGCCGCGGGGGCGGGGCCGGGGTGCCTTCCCGGTCAACAAGACCGCCGTCGCCGCGGGGATCACGCGCGAAAGTGTCGGTGCGAGTTGGTCGTTGGTCCTGCGCGGCGGTCCCGCCGATGTCATGCTGGACCGCGCCGCGCTGGCCGGTATGCGGCAAAGCACCGCGCGCCTGCCGATCGCCTGTGTCGAAGGATGGTCGACGGTGCAGACCTGGAGCGGAGTACGGCTGGCCGACCTGGCTCGCGCAGCGGGCGTACCCGCGCCGCGCTCGGCACGGGTGGTATCGCTGCAGCGCGGCGGTGCGTTTGCGCAAGCGACGTTGCAAGCCAATCAGATTGGCGATTCCGACGCGCTGCTGGCGTTGCGGGTCAACGGCGCCGATCTGTCCCTGGACCACGGCTATCCGGCCCGCATCGTCGTTCCCGCGCTGCCGGGTGTGCACAACACCAAATGGGTGGCCGCCATCGAATTCGAAGGCGGTTGA
- a CDS encoding alpha/beta hydrolase translates to MTAKVPRMAPCVKWLLRARPADYALALSVAGASLPVVGKHLEPLGGVTAMGVWGARHAPEAFAALKKDWLTPGINDVRRRDRESTHEVSVAALRGVVSAADLDLEWPVPGRTPPIWEALRQRRYLYRRAVHYGDHPAQVLDVWRRKDLPAQPAPVLIFVPGGAWVHGRSMMQGTALMSRLAEQGWVCLAIDYRVAPYHRWPRHITDVKTAIAWARANVDKFGGDRDFVAVAGCSAGGHLSALAGLTPDDPQFERKLPEGADSSVDAVVGIYGRYDWEDRSTPERDRFVEFLERVVVKKSIARHPEVYRDASPIARVRRNAPPFLVIHGSKDSVIPVEQARSFVERLRAVSHSMVGYVELPGAGHGFDMIDGERAGVAAHATSLFLNQIYRSKLQIRSKEVI, encoded by the coding sequence ATGACGGCGAAGGTACCGCGCATGGCCCCGTGTGTTAAATGGTTGCTGCGGGCCCGTCCCGCGGACTATGCGCTGGCATTAAGTGTTGCCGGGGCTTCGCTACCGGTGGTGGGCAAGCACCTGGAACCGCTGGGCGGCGTGACCGCGATGGGCGTCTGGGGCGCGCGACACGCACCAGAGGCTTTCGCGGCTCTGAAGAAGGACTGGCTGACGCCGGGGATCAACGATGTCCGTCGACGGGACCGGGAAAGCACACACGAGGTCTCCGTCGCCGCCTTGCGCGGTGTCGTATCGGCCGCGGACCTGGATCTCGAATGGCCGGTGCCCGGCAGGACACCGCCGATCTGGGAAGCGTTGCGGCAGCGTCGCTATCTGTACCGCAGGGCGGTCCACTACGGGGATCACCCGGCGCAGGTGCTCGACGTCTGGCGGCGCAAGGATCTGCCGGCCCAGCCCGCGCCGGTGCTGATCTTCGTTCCCGGCGGCGCCTGGGTGCATGGCCGCAGCATGATGCAGGGCACCGCCCTGATGTCGCGACTGGCCGAGCAGGGCTGGGTGTGCCTGGCGATCGACTACCGCGTCGCGCCTTACCACCGCTGGCCGCGCCACATCACCGACGTCAAGACCGCTATCGCCTGGGCCCGCGCCAACGTCGACAAGTTCGGTGGCGACCGCGATTTCGTTGCGGTCGCAGGCTGTTCGGCGGGTGGCCACCTGTCCGCCCTTGCCGGACTCACCCCCGACGACCCGCAGTTCGAGCGCAAGCTGCCCGAGGGTGCGGACAGCTCGGTCGACGCGGTGGTCGGTATCTACGGTCGCTACGACTGGGAGGACCGCTCCACCCCCGAGCGGGACCGCTTCGTCGAATTCCTGGAGCGCGTGGTGGTCAAAAAGTCCATCGCCCGCCACCCCGAGGTGTACCGCGACGCATCGCCTATCGCGCGCGTGCGCCGGAATGCGCCGCCGTTCTTGGTGATTCACGGCAGTAAGGACAGCGTCATCCCCGTCGAGCAGGCGCGCAGCTTCGTCGAGCGGCTGCGCGCGGTCTCGCATTCGATGGTCGGCTACGTGGAGTTGCCCGGGGCGGGGCACGGTTTCGACATGATCGACGGCGAGCGCGCCGGCGTGGCGGCGCACGCGACTTCGCTGTTCCTCAACCAGATCTACCGCAGCAAATTGCAGATCAGGTCAAAAGAGGTTATCTAG